Within Novosphingobium resinovorum, the genomic segment TGTGCCAGCAGCGTGGTGGGCACCTGGATGAAGTGGCACCCGCGCTTCAGCACCGAGGCGCAGAAGCCGGTGAGGTCGCCGATCACGCCGCCGCCCAGCGCGATGATGTGATCGCCGCGCTCCACTTCGAGGCCGAGCAGCCAGTTCACCGTGGCCGAGAGTTCGTCCCACGACTTGGTCGCCTCGCCCGCAGGCAGGATGCGCCAGTGCGGTTCGTGGCCGTTGTCGCGCAGGGACTTTTCCACCACGTCGCCCCAGGCCGCGTGGACGTTGGCGTCGGTGACGATTGGCACGCCGCGCTTGCGCAGCTTGCCCCGGCAGTTGGGGGCGAGTTCCGCGAGCAGCCCGGCGCCGACGCGCACTTCGTAAGGGCGACCGGCGATATCGACGGGGATCACAGCCATTGGGAAATTCCCTGAAGTACTTTGTTGATCGTCTGGACGTGCGGGCCTGCGCTGCTCAGCACGTGGATCGGCGCCTGGCAATAATGCTGCGCCCGTTCCTCGCGCAGGCGGCCGAGAATTTCGCGCGGGTTGCCGCCGCGCAGCAGCGGGCGGTTCTCCTTTCGCGCAGTGCGCTCGACGAGGGTATCGACCTCGCTGTCGAGCCAGATCGTGATCGCCTTGTCGAGGATCAGCGCGCGGGTTTCGGCATTGACGAAGGCGCCGCCGCCGGTGGCGATGACGATGCGCTGCCGTCTGGTCTCGCTGTCCGTGATCAGGCGGGAAATCACCCGGCGCTCGCCGTCGCGGAAATAGTCCTCGCCATAAGCGTCGAAGATTTCCGGGATGCTCATCTGCGCGGAGCGTTCGATCTCGTCGTCGGCATCGACGAAGGGGCAATCGAGCAGGTTCGCAAGCCGCTTGCCGACGCTGGACTTGCCCACGCCCATCATACCGACAAGCACGATGGGCCGGTCGATACGGCGGGCGAGCGCTGCAATTTCCTGCGCGGAAAACCGGGTTTGTTGAACGTCCATTGCCCGATCGCCTATAGTTGCGCTAGGTCGCAGCGCAAGCATGGTGAAGGAAGCCGAGTGAACATCGTAAAGCGCAGGCGCCGTATAGCGTCGGCCGTTGCCATTCTCCTGCCGATTGCCGTGGTCGGCCTTGGTATTGCCGCATGGAATGACGCGGGCGTGCAGCCGGTGACGCAGCAGACCGTCTCGATCCCGCTGCCGGAACTGTCGAAATGAGAGCGGTGCACCTGCTCGCGGGAGGCGCGCTGGCGCTGACCTCGGTGTGGGCGGCGGCGCAGGACAGCCCCGAATCGCTGCTGCCCAAGATGTTCGACGAGCCCGCACCCGCGCGCTCGGCCACCCCGCGTCCGCAGGCGCCGCGTACCCAGGCCCCTAAGCCACAGAACTCCTCCGCGCCGAGTGCTGCGGCGTCGAGCGCTCCGCGTCCCGCCGCGACCTCGACCCCGGTGGTGCAGGCGATCCCGACCGGTACGCCGGGCGCGACGCCCACGGTGATCGCGCAGGACGACGGCACCTTGCGCCGTATCCCGAGCCTCGAGGAACTCGAGAAAATGTCGCCCGAGGATTTCGAGGCGCTGCTCGGGGCCAAGGTGGTGATCGACATGCCGCCCGCCGCGCGGCGCTCCGCCGACGAGGCGGGGATGCTCGGTGCCGACGAAGGGGGCCTGCCGCTGGCCTCGCTCGCCGGGCAGAACGGCAGCCTGATCCGCGTCGCGCTGGAGGGCAACCGGGGGCAACTGGTCTCCCGCTGGGGGCATATCCTGCTGCGCCGCGCGCTGGCCTCGCGCCTCAATCCGCCGAGCGGGATGAGCGCGGCCGACTTCATGGCGATGCGCGTCGGACTGCTGTTGCGCATGGGCGAGACCGATGCGGCGCGCGTGGTGCTGCAAGATCTCGACATCGCCGATTACACCCCGGCGTTCGGGCAGGTGGCGTTCGACGTCTATGCCCGCAATGCCGACTTCACCGGTATGTGCCCGGTGATGGCGACGCAGGGCTCGCTGCGTGACGATGCCGCGTGGAATACCTCGCGCACCATCTGCGAGGCGTTTCGCGGCAACAGCACGGCGGCGATCTCGAAGCTGGAGCGCGACCGGGTTCGCGGCAAGATGGACCAGATCGACCTGCTGCTCGCGCAGAAGTACGCAGGCGCGGCCGGCAAGGCGCGGCGCGCGGTGACGATCGAGTGGGACAAGGTCACGACGATGACGCCGTGGCGCTACGGTCTCGCGATCGGCACGGGGCTGGAACCGCCGACCGCGCTGATGGCCACGGCCGGGCCGTCCTACGATTACGCGACGGCGCTGGCGCCGATGGTCAGCCTTGGCCGCCGGGCGGCGGCGGCGGATCGTGCCGCGGCTGCGGGCGTGCTGTCCAACGCGGCGATGGTGGACCTCTATTCGCAGATCTTCGCCGATCCCGATGTCACCGGCGAGTGGCAGGACCGCGCGGAATCGCTGCGGGACGCTTATGTGCAGCAGGACCCCGCCGCTCGGCTGGCGGCGATGCAGGCGCTTTGGAACGTGACCGGGTCGGCGCTCTATGCGCGGCAGGTGCTGACGGCCGCTGCCGCCGCGCGCATGGCGCCCAGCGCCGACATGGCCGACAGCGCGTCCTCGCTGATCGCCTCGATGCTGGCGGCGGGATACGACGCCAATGCCCTGCGCTGGTCGAGCGTGGTCGAGGCCGGATCGCGGGCATGGGGCATGCTGATCCTTGCGGCACCGGGGCGCGTGGCGACGGTCGGCAGTTCTACGCTCAATACGTATGTCGATGACGACGACAGCACGCAGAAGCGCCGCTCGGCCTTCCTTGCCGCCGGTCTTGCCGGGCTGGAGCGCGTCGATCGCGCCGACGCCGAGCGGGTCACCCGCTATGCCGGGATGGACATGGCTGGAAGCACGCGCTGGACTCAGGCGATCGACCATGCCGCCAGTCGCGGCGACGAAGCCAGTGTCGCGCTGCTCGCGGCCTTCGGCATGCAGGGCGACAACTGGCAGCGCATGAC encodes:
- a CDS encoding shikimate kinase, yielding MDVQQTRFSAQEIAALARRIDRPIVLVGMMGVGKSSVGKRLANLLDCPFVDADDEIERSAQMSIPEIFDAYGEDYFRDGERRVISRLITDSETRRQRIVIATGGGAFVNAETRALILDKAITIWLDSEVDTLVERTARKENRPLLRGGNPREILGRLREERAQHYCQAPIHVLSSAGPHVQTINKVLQGISQWL